The following is a genomic window from Desertibacillus haloalkaliphilus.
CCAATGCGGCTGATTTGCTTCAAATCAGTGATGATTATGGTGAGCTAGTACCTGGTAAGATGGCCGACTTCGTTATGTTCGATGCCAGCCCACTTGCTGATATTAAG
Proteins encoded in this region:
- a CDS encoding amidohydrolase family protein → NAADLLQISDDYGELVPGKMADFVMFDASPLADIKVLQDPKRVAKFGEFVDTTGFQNPFILPLDKGHLAY